The DNA sequence TTTACCGCCGGCCCGGCAGCGAGGTTTCCGGTAGCGGACTGGGACTGGCCATCGTGCGTGAGATTGTTATCCGCCACCGGGGCAAAATTGAACTGGATGAAGGTGCACAGGGCGTCGGCCTGCGCGTCTCGGTGTGGTTGCCGCTTGGTTTGGCCAGACAACAGCAAGGTGAATGCTGATGGAACAATGGAATCTTAAATTATTTGCCCTGATCCACCAAGGCGCCGGCCAACAACCCTTGGTCGATGGTTTGGCGATTTTTTTCGCCGAAGGCGGCCCCTACCTGCTGATGCTGGTGCTGGTAGTCTGCTGGCTGGTGGCAAAGGATGAGCGCCGTCCCACGTTACTGGAGGCGACCGAGGCGGGCCTGCTCGGGCTGCTGACCAACCAGTTCCTTGCCCTGTTGATTTGTTATCCGCGACCCTTCATGGTCGGGTTCGGGACCCCTTTGATTCCCCACGCTCCGGAGAATTCCTTCCCCAGTGACCATGCCACGCTGATGCTCTCCGTCGCCATCTACCTGCTCTTTTCCTGGGGCTGGCGCGGCTCCGGGCTGCTGCTGTTGCTGATGGCCCTGGCGACCGCCTGGGGGCGGGTGTACGTCGGTATCCATTTTCCTCTCGATATGCTCGGCTCCCTGTTGGTGGCACTGTTCTGTTCTGGGTTGGTGTTGTGGCAACGTGGGCTGCTGACATCGTTGAATGGTCGCCTGGTGCGACTTTATCATGGGTTGAATGACGCCCTGATTCAGGGAGGGAAGAGCCTGAGAGGCTAGCACATGGACTGGACACACCTCTGGACCGACAGCTTGCAGTGGGTCAGCCTGCATCCGGTGGTCGCTTACCTGTCGATCGGACTGATCTCTCTGTCGGAGTCTCTGGCCCTGGTCGGGTTACTGGTTCCCGGCACGGTGATGATGGTCGGCATCGGCGCGCTGGCCGGCAGCGGCGCGCTGTTGATCAGGCTGACTCTGCTGGCGGCGATGGCGGGGGCCATCGCCGGTGACGGTATCAGCTTCTGGCTGGGGCGTCACTATCACCGTGAGATCGGCCGAATCTGGCCCTTCAGCCGCTATCCGCAGATGCTGGACAAGGGCGAGGCGTTTTTCAACCGACACGGCGGCAAGAGTGTTTTCTTCGGACGCTTTGTCGGCCCGGTGCGACCGGTGATTCCGATCGTCGCCGGGATGCTCGACATGCCGGCCGGGCATTTCCTGATCGTCAATATTCTCTCAGCGATCGGCTGGGCCTTCGCCTACTTGATGCCCGGCGTAGTGCTCGGCACCTCCATGGCCCTGGTTGGTGCTGTCAGCACCCGTCTGGCGGTACTGCTCTTTCTCTTTCTTGGCCTGCTGTGGCTGGCCTGGCAGTTGGCTCGCCGAGGTGCGCGGTTGCTGATGTCCCTCGGCACTGACGAGAGTCGTCCCCTGCTGGTGCTGGGGATTGCCCTTGTGGTGGCGGCCGGGCTTTTTCTGGGAGTTCTTCAGGACCTGCTCAGTGGTGACCCGCTGGTTTTGGCTGACCAGTCCGTCTATCATTTTCTGCAGGCCCTGCGCAATCCCTGGGGAGACGCCCTGCTGGTGGCGGTGACCGAACTGGGCGATGCGACCAGCAATATCGCGGTCATCGGCACTGTTGTTGGTTTGCTGGTGTTGCGAAGACAGTATCGTTCACTGCTCTACTGGTTGGCGGCGGTTGGTGGTGGTGTCGGTCTGGTGCAGTTGTTCAAATGGCTGCTACACCGGCCCCGGCCGATCAATATCTACCAGGGGATCTCCTCCTGGGGCTTTCCCAGCGGGCATACCACCATGACGGTCGTGGTCTACGGATTTCTGGCACTTCTGCTGATCCGCGGTCTATCATCACGCTGGCGATCCTGGCCGTTCGTCTTTGCCTTGACGCTGTCGTTGCTGGTGGCTTTTTCCCGTATCTACCTCGGTGCCCACTGGCTTTCGGACGTGCTGGGCGGGATGGCCCTCGGCTGGGCCTGGGTCTGTATTCTGGGGCTGTTCTATCTGCGTCGGCAACCCGTATTCGATGGCCGCGCCCTAGTCCCGGCGGCCCTGCTGGCGTTGGTGCTGGCTGGTTCCTGGCATATTGGCAGCCGTCACAACGCGGACCTGACCCGTTATCGGGTCCAGGCGCCGGTCCAGAGCCTGTCGGCTGCGGACTGGTGGCATCAGGGCTATCAACATCTTCCGGGGTGGAGGACCAGCCTGCTGGGAGACCGTGAACAGCCGCTGACGCTGCAGGTTGCAGTGCTGCCGGAGGAGATTGTTGCGACGTTGCAGCCCAGAGGATGGAGGACCGTACAAGGAGAGACCGCCAGGCGGTATCTGAACTTGGTCACCTCCCACCCGGATATTGCCGAATTGCCGGTGTTGCCCCAGTTCGCCGCGGGAGAAAAGAGCGTCCTGACGATGATCCGCCCTGCTTTCGGCGAAGGGAGGATGGTGTTGCGTCTCTGGCCAAGTTCCTGGCAACTGGACAACGGCCGGAGGATTTTTGTTGGGGTGATTGAAACCGAGACGGTACGACCGTTTGCTGAGTTGTTGACCCTCCCCCTGGGGAAAAAGGATTTTTCCGAGGCACTGCGGACTTTGAGCATCGACCTTTCGCGATTCAAGATGGGGATCAGGGAGCGGTCGACTCTCCCTCCCGTACTGTTGTTGAAGAACAGACAGAACAACCTGTCGCAAGGACAATAAAGGTATGTTGCATTAGATTGTCAGCTGGATCGTCGCCACCGTTGGCCACTGGTGGGGTTCCCCGGATATCACCGGGCTGATGTTTCTCGAGCCCGTCTTTTCCCCTTTTCCCGGTGAGGTGGTGGTGTCGCCGGCTGGCCGGGCTAGCGTGGATGAACCTGCTCCCGTTCGCTGCTTTCACAACCCTCGGCGCCTGTTACAGTTTTGATCCCGCCAGGATGAGATCCCCTTTGATTGCCATCAGGTTGATTTTTTCACCCAGGGTTTTCAACTTCGTCGGCACTCTGGTCGGCTCGCCAACCATTGTTTCAAGCAGTTCGTCGATCATGACCACGACTTTGAGGGCGGCAGAGGAGACCGGTTCTCCGCCGGTCTGACTGATCCGGGTCAGCAAGGTCTTTGCCCGGCGCAACTTTTTTGCTGTT is a window from the Geothermobacter hydrogeniphilus genome containing:
- a CDS encoding undecaprenyl-diphosphatase, translating into MEQWNLKLFALIHQGAGQQPLVDGLAIFFAEGGPYLLMLVLVVCWLVAKDERRPTLLEATEAGLLGLLTNQFLALLICYPRPFMVGFGTPLIPHAPENSFPSDHATLMLSVAIYLLFSWGWRGSGLLLLLMALATAWGRVYVGIHFPLDMLGSLLVALFCSGLVLWQRGLLTSLNGRLVRLYHGLNDALIQGGKSLRG
- a CDS encoding bifunctional DedA family/phosphatase PAP2 family protein; the encoded protein is MDWTHLWTDSLQWVSLHPVVAYLSIGLISLSESLALVGLLVPGTVMMVGIGALAGSGALLIRLTLLAAMAGAIAGDGISFWLGRHYHREIGRIWPFSRYPQMLDKGEAFFNRHGGKSVFFGRFVGPVRPVIPIVAGMLDMPAGHFLIVNILSAIGWAFAYLMPGVVLGTSMALVGAVSTRLAVLLFLFLGLLWLAWQLARRGARLLMSLGTDESRPLLVLGIALVVAAGLFLGVLQDLLSGDPLVLADQSVYHFLQALRNPWGDALLVAVTELGDATSNIAVIGTVVGLLVLRRQYRSLLYWLAAVGGGVGLVQLFKWLLHRPRPINIYQGISSWGFPSGHTTMTVVVYGFLALLLIRGLSSRWRSWPFVFALTLSLLVAFSRIYLGAHWLSDVLGGMALGWAWVCILGLFYLRRQPVFDGRALVPAALLALVLAGSWHIGSRHNADLTRYRVQAPVQSLSAADWWHQGYQHLPGWRTSLLGDREQPLTLQVAVLPEEIVATLQPRGWRTVQGETARRYLNLVTSHPDIAELPVLPQFAAGEKSVLTMIRPAFGEGRMVLRLWPSSWQLDNGRRIFVGVIETETVRPFAELLTLPLGKKDFSEALRTLSIDLSRFKMGIRERSTLPPVLLLKNRQNNLSQGQ